CATCAATAAAATCGGACGAACCTTTACTTCCTTAGTTAGGAGGTGAAGCAGCGATAAacaatacacaaaattggttgaaaagaccaaaatcaacaattcatgggtgaaaaggacatttagattttgaactgtttaaatggacaaaaatgtaaaaatagccaggatgtaaacagtttcgtcctacccattttcaaatactttttcttatttttaatttacatcaggatgcatccagtttcatccttgctattttttaagtttaagtcaagatgaatccagtttcatccttgctatttttttggtgtccatttcacccataataatttttactcgtccatttgaaccatggtttaaaaatatttggacaaatgatccattttccgtaaACAAAAATAAGAGTTTTAGAACTCGTTTGGATGCACCACTAATAAGAAGAATTCAAGGATCCAAAAGTAAATAACCCTAATTCTTAATTGAAACTTCTCAAATaacaaaaaaagtaaacgaaatcACTGAATAGCCATTGATAAAAGAGAAACAAATCCCTCATATTCAATCAACcctgcaaaaacaaaataaaaatcaaccctgtaaaaacaaaagaaaagattacGGATCATTGAAACAATTGACAGTTCTTTGTTCTTTATCACAGAATAAACTCCTCACAATTTTCAACTTGAATCAACTTGAAATAAAGAATTAgaagcaagaaaataaaattcacccGTCCAGATTTCGAATGTGAGAAGCAGCGTCCTTCGACTGGGTACACTTCCATTATATCCTGCATAAAAAATGACAAAAAATGACAACAACATATCAGACTAATAACAACATCCATAAacgaaatagaaaaaaaaaattagaaaagtcACGTCAAAAGAATGAAGCTTGGATTTTGCTCAAGCGTTTTTTATACAtgaagaaaatattatttttagaatttatgtCTCATATTTACTAAGAAAAATTGTAGAGATTTTTCCTTCCTTAAACCCTGTCTGCGTATTAAAACGTTTGGAagtaaattttatattttaccaaaaaaaaaccctctaaatataatttttttaatcTATCGATTTATTTCGGGCAAGATATCTAAAATACTGTTATTTGGTTCATTAAATTAAAAGTATAGTATTCACGAAAAGTTTTTTGTTtaccaatattttattaattttatttaattttggaGACATTTTTATACAAAAAATATTGAGAATCTAGTATAAGAATAgaaattattttgtgtttgttattctttttttagaATGTACAATACTCCGTATTATCAATAAAAATTGGAttgaaaaaaatcgattttttttattattctcaCCACGATTTTACGTTTTTTCCCTTCTTCTTAAGGTTGATGTTTTAGAGTTTCGCTtcgtattttctttttcttttagtaataattttatgttttaattATTTGACAggatttgtcaaaaaaaaattatgggggAAGAAGAACGCTTCGATCATCAGCAGGTATTGATCATTTAATtttaatatatatttatttttcgtCTCAATTGTAATTGTAAAATCTTAATTAGAATTGGTTTAATTATTAGCATCTTGGAATTGTAATTAGAATTAGTATAATTTTTTAAGAAGTTTAATTGGACATTAGacattattttcttaattttatagttGATTTATTTTTGTGATGACGATTATGATGCATAATTTATCGATATTAGTTTGATCGAATATCATAAtcgtgattttattttaattatttatttgtgtCTTTATTGATAACATCTATTTTTGATTtcttaaatttttttcaaaaaattgtttggtaatttATAGGAGATTTAGTtgttttagaaaatattttttcttatattGTGGGTCAAAAGatatttttttggattttattatgtaaaattttaaaaaatttccaaaaaaaattaaatggtGGGACCAAAATCAACCAGAAACTCCGGTTAACCACAACAAGTGTTCTGAGGGTGTATCACTATCGTCGAGTATACTAAGCTAATATTCAAACAAACTAAATTACTGATATAGCCTCATATTATTTATTTCTCATCACTTGTACGGGTATGGAATAAGGGCAAAATTGTCCAAACGAAATTTGCAGCTTCAATGCTACAGTGCCTAAGGGGTCTTCCTTCATAATAGTAATAGATATGCCCGTCATGTGCATCGAGGTGTGTGTTTTATGTATATTCGCCTAGGAGCGGAGTAGTAAAAACGTTAGACAAAAGATCATGAAATGCTTGCTCACTACTGGTATCATTTTTCTTAATTCCCTGGCTTTAGGAGTCCATGCAACGAATAAAAATGTCCCCCGGGAAATTTTAAATGCCACTACCGGTAGAAATAATCCCACATCTTGATATCCGCCTGGATATCCTGTATTTGTGAAACGGGTACAGCCTCAATCAGAGAGGCTCGTGGATTCTCGATTTTTATTATAGGGAGAAGTCCCATTGCTGCATTGCACCTCAGTCTTCCAAAAGCATTGATTTTTGTTATGCGTTGCCCTTGAAGTGTTGGATTGTAAAGATAATTGCATTGTAAGACCCATCTGCTGGATTCTTCATTAATTTCGAATTCACCGTCTCCACGATACATCCCATAATTTCTTGCTGGTTAGACGGGTAAACTAATAAATGCTTGGCATACCTCCCCACGATTAAATTTATGACTATTTTTAATTAGAAAAACTGATTAAGATGGTAATGAGTTTCTCTGGATGAAATCACTTTTGATGCTATATAAAGACCTATCCGTAGTGAAGGGAAATAGTATCCTCATCACTTCAGCATCATTCTCTTTTAAGCTGTAGCTATTATAGGAAAATGAGTTCTTTTTCATATCTAGTGATACTATTAGCGCTGACAATCAATGTCAGCCTCCTCATCCAAACCACTCATGGTTTCTCTATTCATGAAGCCACTATCAAAGACATCCAACAAGCTTTCGAAAACAAAACTTTAACCACTAGGAAACTAGTTGAGTTTTACATCCAGCAAATCCAAGCCCTCAATCCACTTCTTAAAGCCGTGATCGAGGTTAACCCTGACATATTGGATCTGGCTGACCAAGCTGACAAAGAAAGAAGTTACAAGAATGGGCCTTTCAGTGGGATGCATGGGATTCCAATCCTTATCAAGGATAATATTGCAACAAAAGATAAACTAAACACTTCTGGCGGGTCTTACGCTCTCGTAGGGTCTGTTGTACCACGTGATGCAGATGTAATTGCTAAGTTGAGAAAGTCGGGAGCGTTGATCATGGGGAAGGCCAGTATGAGCGAGTGGGGAGCTGTCCGTGGTACTAAAGTTCCCGCTGGATGGTGTGCAGTAAGCGGACAGGGAAGGGTATGCATACAACTCCAACGTCTAAATACATCATGAGACAGCTATGCATAGCTATTAAATGTTTAGATAATATAGTTATCGAACTAACGTTAATTCACTTGTGCGTGCAGAACCCATACTATCTAAGTGGGGGTACATGTGGTTCAAGTAGTGGCTCTGCTATTGCTGTGGCCGCATATTTGATAATAGTTGCTTTGGGAACGGAAACAGATGGCTCATGCCTCTGCCCATGCAGTTTTCACTCAATTTGCGCAATCAAGCCTACGGTAGGACTATGCAGTCAGTACGGTGTTATCCCAATTGCGCCAACATTTGACACAGTTGGGTAAGTGCGTACATAAATATGCGGCAGTCAATTGTTCCTTACaaaatttatatatgtatattaATATTGAATTTGGATGCAGACCTATTGGTAAAACTGTAACGGATGCGGTATACGTACTGGATGAAATTGTTGGTCATGCTGACTTCAACATTGAAGCAACAACCACCGTGAAAGACTTCATACCGGAAGGTGGTTACAAGCAATTTCTTAAAAAAGATGGCCTCGTTGGAAAAAGAATCGGTGTAGTCCGAAATCCCTTCTACACTTATCCTGTAGGTTCAGCACTTCAAAAACTCTTCGAAGCCCACATCGAGACACTCAAGTATATAATACTAAGCTCATCATTCCTTCTGCTGATTAATTTGTTTTACTGGCTAGTTCGTATTTATCATATAAATAACGTACTCCCACATTGTTCAAATAATTAATGATCTCCTTCTTTCGACAATAACATAGGCAAGCAGGTGCAGTTATAGTGGACAAATTGGCAATCACCAACATAAACACTATTCTCAATCCCGCTCTAAGTGGTGAAACCCAAGTAGAGAAGTTCGAGCTAAAGGTGGCCCTCAATGCTTACCTAGGAGAACTAGTTTCTTCTCCAGTCAGGTCGTTAGCTGAAGTGATCGCCTTCAAtacaaaaaatccttctttggtAAGTATATATATGAAGTGCATATGCTAGCTCGTATAGTGGACGTATGCATCTGTCTCTTATAGTCTTACTATCAAAAGATAAGATGATGGTTGACACTTTCATCCCATTCAGAGAGTTTCCTGCTAGCATTTCTTGCTCCATAAACAAAGTAGACAGTAGTTAGAATTTCTATTTACCATATGTTGTACAAAATCAGTACTAATGGAGCATCTTCATTAAATGATCAGGAGAAAACAACTACATATGGTCAAGACTTTTTTATAGGTGCTCAAAAGACAAGTGGAAACATTGGGGCAGCAGAGAAAAAGGTGTATGAGAAGCTGAAAAAACTTGATGATGACGGGTTTGTGAGTCTGATGAATAAAAACAATTTGGATGCAGTCGTGACTCCAGGGAGTCGGTTCTCAACAGTGCTTGCTATTGGAGGACACCCAGGAATCAACGTTCCAGCAGGATTTCAACCGAATGGAATGCCTATTGGAATCACATTTGGTGGACTAAGGGGTTCAGAACCAAAGCTCATTGAGATTTCTTATGCTTTTGAACAGTTGACACTTGCTAGGAAACCTCCTTCCTATGAAATGTTAACAAAGACTCTAAACACAATTGCCAACCAAGACGGTATTACTAGCAGCGATTCCTTAATCGAAATGATCATTTAGCTGAGTTTGTTTTGTATGGTTTTAAGAAAAAATATGCTAGGCCAAATAAGGTGATTTATTTGAAGCTTCTGCACTATGTCTTCGAATTAAGCGCGTATGTTGAGATTAGAGATGTCTTTCTTTATTTATGATCTTTCTCttcttatttttatgtttttcttgGAGGTTATGGTTTTATGTCCCCCTCCTTgttctattttctttttgttaccAATACATTCTCATAATGAGTTTAGTTTATCTTAAAAATTCTCATAATGAGTTTAGTTTATCTTAAAAATAAAGCCCAAGCTTATGCGTGCGATAAGATTTACTCTTACCAGTGGTTTTGTTGGTTGAGGATTCAGCTATCCCCATAGTATTAGAACTAAGTCCAATATGCTCTAGAGCTAGTTTACAGTGGAATTGGTTTATTGAACTTAACCCCACCTCTTTCAGGAACAGATAGACTGGGAAGGAAAATAAGGGACAGAGGCAACTATTCTACTTCCGTTCCCATAAAATTATGGATGTCGAATCTTTGATTAAACAAATGCGCGATTACCATGTGCTGGTACTTAGACTTGTCTAACCCAAAATTGTTAACTTACATCATGAGAAATCAAAACATAGTACAGTAGAATTTCGATAAATTAATCCACGATAAGTTAAtaaattttctaaaataataatattttttggtaccaacgttattaatttatcgaaattTTATTATACACCTAGTACTCGGATTAGTTTCCTACATGTTGGGCTGAAtcccttttatatattttttttgtttttcttttctttttatcagaaaaaaaaacGATATAATTTCATATAAATGAATAAATAATTACAAAGTTATATATAATCTTAGAACCGTAATGACCCATCTTAGAACCGTAATGACCCAAGAGTTGTGTGAAGGTGAAACTTGACGAGGGTCGATGAAAAACAAATCTATTAGGGGCAGTCTAGAAAAAAAATGTAGCTCATTGAATATGCAAATTTCATCAGCATTTCTTCTTTTAGGGACAGTTTTTGCTATCTTAGGGGACTTTTCATTTCACGAAAAAATAGTTCACAAAATGTGGCTTCTGAATAATGTCATCTTTGTCAGCAACAGGTGGAAGCTGCTCATCATTTGTTTTATGTTGCAAGTTTTCTTATGGTGTCTAGATGGATTTTATGGAATCTTTTGGGTGGGCTATGCCGGCTACTCTTCTTGGTTTGTTAAAAATTTGGTCGCGATGTAAACTAAGAGGTGAATGTAAGATGCGGGATAAGGTTTATTATGCAATGGTTTGGCACATCCGGAGGGAAATAAACGGTAGAGCTTACAGGGCTAGGCATTAAACAGTATCAGAAATAATATTGCTCATTAGACCAAATATTATTCTTTGGCTTCAGGATAGGGAAACGTTTAAAGGTATTgatgcaatctcaattttgtttcgCTGGAAAAAATGGGGATGCACTTGTGATGTCATGTCAGTATGGGTATCCTCCTTAGgttgtaaatatatttttttttttggtcaatcaacatatttcaagTCATCCAAATCAAAATActgattacatgatcgcttacaagaataataAAAACGTCAAAATACAAGATGATTAAACCCTTAATATAGTTAAAGATACCAATTACAAGtatatcgcgaagagaaagagcgataaaTCGTAAAGATCCCCGATTTTTGTTTATGTAGTAGAAAAAAATGATGGTATTATCCGGAATCAATCCCGACCATGTAATCTGATTTTCATCTTCtttgataagagatgctcctgaaAGAAATGAGTACTTTGCCCGAAATCTTGTATACCTAAGCGAACCTGGATGTCCTAAATCTCTTATGTTGAAAATAGATTCAAAGCGATACCGTGTTGAATGATTGATTTTTTTAAACGGAAAATAGCAGGCCATTATCCAGCCATGAAGATTTGAAAAAATCGCCAGCAAAGCGAAGAGACAATCGTCCAAAATGACGAAGAAAAATCACCCCAAATGGCGAAGAAATATGCCGAAAGACATCAAAACAATAGAAAACATGTTTTATTTGATTAACTTATGActaaaacttaaaaaagaaatgaaatcttgctcagatctggtccaaaaagaccaaatctgagcaagaggTTGATgaaaggttgttttttttttccttctttcgaAAAGAGAAAAGTGAGAGAGGAGGAAGAGTTTCTCTAAATATTTGTTTAACATTAACCTTCTCTCTTCCAAATCTTAAAAAAAACAA
This genomic window from Papaver somniferum cultivar HN1 unplaced genomic scaffold, ASM357369v1 unplaced-scaffold_15, whole genome shotgun sequence contains:
- the LOC113335510 gene encoding probable amidase At4g34880, with the protein product MSSFSYLVILLALTINVSLLIQTTHGFSIHEATIKDIQQAFENKTLTTRKLVEFYIQQIQALNPLLKAVIEVNPDILDLADQADKERSYKNGPFSGMHGIPILIKDNIATKDKLNTSGGSYALVGSVVPRDADVIAKLRKSGALIMGKASMSEWGAVRGTKVPAGWCAVSGQGRNPYYLSGGTCGSSSGSAIAVAAYLIIVALGTETDGSCLCPCSFHSICAIKPTVGLCSQYGVIPIAPTFDTVGPIGKTVTDAVYVLDEIVGHADFNIEATTTVKDFIPEGGYKQFLKKDGLVGKRIGVVRNPFYTYPVGSALQKLFEAHIETLKQAGAVIVDKLAITNINTILNPALSGETQVEKFELKVALNAYLGELVSSPVRSLAEVIAFNTKNPSLEKTTTYGQDFFIGAQKTSGNIGAAEKKVYEKLKKLDDDGFVSLMNKNNLDAVVTPGSRFSTVLAIGGHPGINVPAGFQPNGMPIGITFGGLRGSEPKLIEISYAFEQLTLARKPPSYEMLTKTLNTIANQDGITSSDSLIEMII